The following proteins are encoded in a genomic region of Streptomyces gobiensis:
- a CDS encoding glycine-rich domain-containing protein, with amino-acid sequence MSIPGPDARALLTDPEFDAVTATVMDNNTGMNYQMASRIVGQALAFVATAAHYRTARIAPSRVVDEGWHALILHTGTYARLCDRLGGMVHHYPERPDPERQTQQIIDRTTALMQEAGHPVDYDLWRVPAKELVPVTASCGHTPPGGCGPIGPTPRPGPGPGAQPVEDSSRYGGATDREVASGVD; translated from the coding sequence TTGAGCATTCCCGGACCCGACGCCCGCGCGTTGCTGACCGACCCGGAATTCGACGCAGTGACCGCCACCGTGATGGACAACAACACCGGTATGAACTACCAGATGGCCAGCCGCATCGTCGGCCAGGCCCTCGCGTTCGTCGCCACCGCGGCGCACTACCGCACCGCCCGCATCGCCCCCTCGCGGGTAGTTGACGAGGGATGGCACGCCCTCATTCTCCATACCGGCACCTACGCCCGACTGTGTGACCGGCTCGGCGGCATGGTGCACCACTACCCCGAGCGGCCCGACCCCGAGCGCCAGACCCAGCAGATCATCGACCGCACCACAGCGCTGATGCAGGAGGCTGGCCACCCGGTCGACTACGACCTGTGGCGCGTGCCGGCGAAGGAACTGGTGCCCGTCACGGCAAGCTGCGGGCACACCCCGCCGGGAGGCTGCGGGCCGATCGGCCCCACCCCCCGCCCCGGGCCCGGACCCGGCGCGCAGCCGGTAGAAGACTCCAGCCGCTACGGTGGGGCAACTGACAGGGAGGTAGCCAGTGGAGTGGATTGA
- a CDS encoding helix-turn-helix domain-containing protein: MHNDEHSIGDRIARLRSRRGLTQERLAERAAISVDVVRKLEQGRRQTARLSTINRLARALDVEPSVLIGQPTTFEAHDDSGSPSVLALRQAVSPITDLLGEDPDPEDPPTVGALRAALHSTERIRREGRMGAIGNMLPQLIRDARTAAHAHTGPDQAAAYAVLAEAYQVAATTLTALGKEDAAFTAIERAMAAARRSDDPHLETLGISSLSWIFTKQGRLEDAEHIALACAEKIEPSFRSAPLDLSLWGILLLRAATATVRQGKHNTVEELLNMASAAAARIGRDRLDYATPFGPTNAGVAKVNFLVEMEQSAKALTAARTVPELASLPPTWRARFHVDRALAYADLGKDDSTVRALLAAEQDAPEWMRYHGTTRRIVAELRGRERRRTSPVTELADRLHLDG, from the coding sequence ATGCACAACGATGAGCACAGCATCGGCGACCGAATCGCCCGACTAAGGTCCCGACGGGGCCTCACCCAAGAACGACTCGCAGAACGCGCAGCCATATCCGTCGACGTCGTACGGAAACTGGAGCAGGGCCGACGTCAAACCGCGCGGCTGTCCACCATCAACCGGCTTGCCCGCGCGCTCGATGTGGAGCCATCCGTACTGATCGGCCAACCCACCACCTTCGAAGCCCACGACGACAGCGGCTCCCCCTCGGTGCTGGCCCTGCGGCAAGCCGTCTCACCCATAACCGACCTCCTTGGCGAGGACCCCGACCCAGAAGACCCACCCACCGTGGGGGCGTTGCGGGCCGCGCTGCACTCGACCGAACGCATCCGCCGTGAGGGCCGTATGGGCGCCATCGGAAACATGCTGCCCCAGCTCATCCGGGACGCCCGGACCGCCGCCCACGCACACACCGGGCCCGACCAGGCCGCCGCCTACGCGGTGCTCGCCGAGGCCTACCAAGTGGCCGCGACCACGCTCACCGCACTGGGTAAGGAAGATGCGGCGTTCACCGCGATAGAGCGCGCCATGGCCGCCGCGCGCCGCTCGGATGACCCACACCTGGAGACCCTGGGCATCTCCTCTCTGTCGTGGATCTTCACCAAGCAGGGCCGGTTGGAGGACGCCGAACACATAGCCCTGGCCTGCGCCGAGAAGATCGAGCCCAGTTTTCGCTCCGCACCGCTGGATCTGTCGCTGTGGGGAATCCTGCTCCTGCGGGCTGCCACCGCCACCGTGCGGCAGGGCAAGCACAACACCGTGGAAGAGCTGCTGAACATGGCATCGGCCGCCGCCGCCCGTATCGGCCGGGACCGGCTGGACTACGCGACCCCGTTCGGCCCGACCAACGCGGGCGTGGCGAAAGTCAACTTCCTGGTGGAGATGGAGCAGAGCGCCAAGGCCCTCACAGCGGCCCGTACGGTGCCCGAACTCGCCTCGCTCCCGCCCACCTGGCGGGCCCGCTTCCACGTCGATCGGGCCCTGGCGTACGCCGACTTGGGCAAGGACGACAGCACGGTGCGGGCCCTGCTGGCGGCCGAGCAAGATGCCCCGGAGTGGATGCGCTACCACGGCACCACGCGGCGGATCGTGGCCGAACTGCGGGGCCGGGAACGGCGCCGTACCTCGCCGGTCACCGAACTCGCCGATCGGCTCCACCTCGACGGGTAG
- a CDS encoding GNAT family N-acetyltransferase, protein MAEMYLRRLTRWQAETQREAIADMHVEAYDGVPGEEFGDRQKFLRRFAGHVKRSGFEMSVAGPTPLAGCAYGFRADRKGTWWQGFSGTLPSEVEELTASGQVFVMAEVMVMPPHRRRQVATRLEDHLLTRCGAALAVACVAPANSRAQAAYQAWAWTKFGQLRPSPGTSLLDVWVRRLIH, encoded by the coding sequence ATGGCGGAGATGTACCTACGGCGGCTGACTCGGTGGCAGGCCGAGACACAGCGAGAGGCCATTGCGGATATGCACGTCGAGGCGTACGACGGCGTACCGGGCGAGGAGTTTGGTGACCGGCAGAAGTTCCTGCGACGGTTCGCGGGTCACGTCAAGCGCTCCGGGTTCGAGATGTCGGTCGCGGGCCCCACGCCCTTGGCCGGTTGCGCCTACGGGTTCCGGGCTGACCGCAAGGGCACCTGGTGGCAGGGTTTCTCCGGCACGCTCCCCTCAGAGGTGGAAGAACTCACCGCTTCGGGGCAGGTCTTCGTCATGGCCGAGGTGATGGTCATGCCTCCCCATCGGCGCCGCCAGGTCGCCACCCGCCTTGAGGACCACCTTCTGACCCGCTGCGGCGCCGCCTTGGCCGTCGCGTGCGTCGCCCCGGCCAACAGCCGGGCCCAGGCCGCATATCAGGCATGGGCCTGGACGAAGTTCGGACAACTCCGTCCGTCCCCGGGAACATCACTTCTCGACGTGTGGGTCCGACGCCTCATACACTGA
- a CDS encoding DUF5994 family protein, translating into MPPPPARVSLAPEVLGPHCVDGAWWPRTRGLHRELLPLLRALAPRWDDITRVTVHADMWRPGHRSIQLAGRTIRIFLSDRAESRHTICLLSHGGGCCDLLVVPPPTIQAEAELLLAAAGRPHASRPPAEPRQLHEH; encoded by the coding sequence GTGCCTCCGCCGCCGGCCCGGGTATCGCTGGCGCCGGAAGTCCTCGGGCCGCACTGTGTCGACGGCGCTTGGTGGCCCCGCACCCGCGGTCTGCACCGTGAGCTGCTCCCTTTGCTGAGGGCCTTGGCGCCCCGCTGGGACGACATCACCCGCGTCACGGTGCACGCCGACATGTGGCGCCCTGGTCACAGATCGATACAGCTCGCCGGCCGGACGATCCGCATCTTTCTCTCCGACCGCGCCGAGAGCCGCCATACCATCTGCCTGCTCTCACACGGTGGCGGCTGTTGCGACCTGCTGGTCGTACCGCCCCCGACCATCCAGGCAGAGGCAGAACTGCTCCTGGCGGCGGCGGGACGCCCGCACGCGTCGCGTCCGCCCGCCGAGCCCAGGCAGCTTCACGAGCACTGA
- a CDS encoding PP2C family protein-serine/threonine phosphatase codes for MGRRGRPEALAGNRVLLLLPALLIVFGVIVHLATPAHVAFSALFAAAPLVVAPLFSARATALAGLAATLTLGVLLPLNDRVVTTDELMKVATVASLSALALFINHVVREAEKRLASARGVAEAAQLAVLPTPPARIGALEIAARYEAAHADALIGGDLYAVEKTPHGVRLLVGDVRGKGLGAVGAVALAIGTFREAAEQETSLEQVAARLDHALLRERQRREGVEYVEGFITAVLAEVADNDRLRLVNRGHPPPLLLYADGADGTDGTDGTVRTLEPSTPALPLGLGDLNADRPVPVGTDETAFPPGATLLLYTDGLTEARNASGAFYEPARRASTGGWAQRDPDGLLDALLADVARHTAGEPTDDMALLAVANRP; via the coding sequence ATGGGCAGGCGAGGGCGGCCGGAGGCGTTGGCGGGTAACCGGGTCCTTTTGCTGCTGCCCGCCCTGCTGATCGTATTCGGGGTCATCGTCCACCTGGCCACCCCCGCGCACGTCGCCTTCTCGGCACTCTTCGCCGCTGCCCCACTGGTCGTCGCCCCGCTGTTCTCCGCCCGCGCCACCGCGCTGGCCGGTCTGGCCGCGACGCTCACCCTGGGCGTGCTGCTTCCCCTCAATGACCGTGTGGTCACGACCGATGAACTGATGAAGGTCGCCACCGTGGCCTCGCTGTCCGCCCTGGCCCTCTTCATCAACCACGTCGTGCGGGAGGCCGAGAAACGGCTCGCCTCCGCCCGCGGCGTCGCCGAGGCCGCCCAGCTGGCCGTGCTGCCGACACCCCCGGCCCGGATAGGCGCACTGGAGATCGCCGCCCGCTATGAGGCGGCCCACGCCGATGCGCTGATCGGCGGCGATCTCTACGCGGTCGAAAAGACCCCGCACGGCGTCCGGCTGCTCGTCGGCGATGTACGCGGCAAGGGCCTGGGCGCGGTCGGGGCGGTGGCCCTGGCCATCGGCACCTTCCGGGAGGCCGCCGAGCAGGAGACCTCGCTGGAGCAGGTCGCCGCCCGGCTGGACCACGCGCTGCTCCGGGAGCGGCAGCGCAGGGAGGGCGTGGAGTACGTCGAGGGTTTCATCACGGCCGTACTGGCGGAGGTGGCCGACAACGACCGGCTACGGCTGGTGAACCGGGGCCATCCGCCGCCGCTGCTGCTGTATGCCGACGGCGCAGACGGCACCGACGGCACCGACGGCACCGTACGGACCCTGGAGCCGTCCACGCCCGCGCTGCCGCTGGGCCTGGGAGACCTGAACGCCGACCGGCCCGTCCCGGTCGGCACCGATGAGACCGCCTTCCCGCCCGGCGCGACCCTGCTCCTCTACACGGACGGCCTCACCGAGGCCCGCAACGCCAGCGGCGCCTTCTACGAACCGGCCCGCCGCGCCTCCACAGGCGGCTGGGCCCAGCGCGACCCGGACGGCCTGCTGGACGCGCTACTCGCCGACGTGGCCAGACACACAGCCGGCGAACCCACCGACGACATGGCCCTACTAGCAGTAGCCAACCGCCCATAG
- a CDS encoding M23 family metallopeptidase: MASSRPAPEAPYNELHEPREFGEPGESGEYAAYGPSAGDSWDEWNPTEDSIRPVRGRHRVGKQRGGMGRSGAVLGVGMVAAIGAGGMATAQDKPKAPVSMPDVLPDMADLPGVGDLVSGGSDGNAADTTVAAAPLTQAGLSGADTAAGQTDAGEALRARILQQADQQQAAADQQALEAAASEAAAKAAEAAAAEAAKVAEAERKAEAERRRKAEEERKRKAEEERLRKLAASFTLPLSSYQGLGPGYGSSGSMWSANHTGQDFTASSGTPVKAVHTGTIKEAGWAGSYGYRIVLELDDGTEIWYAHLSSMIKTSGKVTTGDTIGRVGSTGNSSGPHLHLEVRPGGGDPVDPLAWLRGKGLNV; encoded by the coding sequence GTGGCGTCAAGCAGGCCTGCCCCCGAGGCTCCATACAACGAACTCCATGAGCCCCGCGAGTTCGGCGAACCCGGTGAGTCCGGTGAGTACGCTGCCTATGGCCCGTCCGCCGGTGATTCCTGGGACGAGTGGAATCCCACCGAAGACTCCATACGCCCCGTACGTGGCCGCCATCGCGTAGGCAAGCAGCGCGGCGGCATGGGACGCAGCGGCGCGGTCCTCGGTGTCGGCATGGTCGCGGCCATCGGCGCGGGCGGCATGGCCACCGCGCAGGACAAGCCCAAGGCGCCCGTCTCCATGCCGGACGTACTGCCCGACATGGCCGATCTCCCCGGCGTCGGCGACCTTGTGTCCGGTGGCAGCGACGGCAACGCGGCCGATACGACCGTGGCCGCCGCCCCCCTCACCCAGGCCGGGCTGAGCGGCGCGGACACCGCCGCGGGCCAGACCGACGCGGGCGAGGCACTCCGGGCCCGGATACTTCAGCAGGCCGACCAGCAGCAGGCCGCCGCCGACCAGCAGGCGCTGGAGGCCGCCGCCTCGGAGGCCGCCGCCAAGGCCGCGGAAGCGGCCGCCGCCGAGGCGGCCAAGGTGGCCGAGGCGGAGCGCAAGGCGGAGGCCGAGCGGCGGCGGAAGGCCGAGGAGGAGCGTAAGCGCAAGGCGGAGGAGGAGCGGCTGCGCAAGCTCGCCGCCAGCTTCACCCTCCCGCTCAGCTCCTACCAGGGACTTGGGCCCGGCTACGGTTCCTCCGGTTCCATGTGGAGCGCCAACCACACCGGCCAGGACTTCACCGCCTCCAGCGGCACACCGGTCAAGGCGGTGCACACCGGCACCATCAAGGAAGCGGGCTGGGCCGGTTCGTACGGCTACCGCATTGTCCTGGAGCTCGATGACGGCACCGAAATCTGGTACGCCCACCTCTCCTCCATGATCAAGACCAGCGGCAAGGTCACCACCGGCGACACCATCGGCCGAGTCGGCTCCACCGGCAACTCCTCCGGCCCGCACCTCCACCTGGAGGTCCGCCCCGGCGGCGGCGACCCCGTCGACCCCCTCGCCTGGCTACGCGGCAAGGGTCTCAACGTCTAG
- a CDS encoding peptide ligase PGM1-related protein, with protein sequence MLILSNRISEILSDTWLSGLLGATVAQSPRKIWLVEPGDVVVTPLPVPPAFKAYACELIEVDPDAVTVLTVPSGTKVPLAEAVRRDGVMGRLREIAEGRPEMRILPYQLDRSIAELAATLGLPLHHYGSAGVGNEALDAVYRLNAKSGFREAAERLAFPVPDGRVCRDAAELRAAVSEMSAYPQLIVKPARSSNGYGITRLPQASPAEIEERISAYLRTAGDLPGGWVVEEYIDAALDVSVQVLAEPGGARVLYHGMMRNTEDAYRGYCSPLPETPETAGEGTDRLLWMGERFGHYLAEHGYYGHCSVDARLTGDGRVYAIESNVRRTGTTTFDVLVHRLVPDARVGGGAGAPGPVWVADCRPGGMPRDFGQAVARLRTGGLAFDRKHAEGAVLLNSALVPEGRWSYLVIGDSHERVLELERAVHAELGLR encoded by the coding sequence TTGCTGATTCTGTCGAACCGGATCAGCGAGATCCTGTCGGACACCTGGCTGTCAGGCCTGCTGGGGGCCACGGTGGCGCAGTCTCCGCGGAAGATCTGGCTTGTCGAGCCCGGTGATGTGGTGGTGACGCCGCTGCCCGTACCGCCCGCGTTCAAGGCGTACGCGTGCGAGCTTATTGAGGTGGACCCGGACGCGGTGACGGTGCTGACCGTGCCGTCCGGCACGAAGGTTCCGCTGGCCGAGGCCGTCCGGCGGGACGGGGTCATGGGCCGGCTGCGCGAGATCGCCGAGGGCCGGCCGGAGATGCGGATTCTGCCGTACCAGCTGGACCGGTCAATTGCTGAGCTGGCCGCCACGCTTGGGCTTCCGCTGCACCATTACGGGTCGGCGGGGGTGGGGAACGAGGCGCTGGACGCGGTCTACCGGCTCAACGCCAAAAGCGGCTTCCGGGAGGCGGCGGAGCGGCTGGCTTTCCCGGTCCCGGATGGCAGGGTCTGCCGCGATGCGGCGGAGCTGCGGGCGGCCGTCTCGGAGATGTCGGCGTATCCCCAGCTGATCGTCAAACCGGCCCGTTCGTCGAATGGGTATGGCATCACGCGTCTGCCGCAGGCCAGTCCGGCGGAGATTGAGGAGCGGATCTCCGCGTATCTGCGGACGGCGGGTGATCTGCCGGGCGGGTGGGTCGTCGAGGAGTACATCGACGCGGCACTGGATGTGAGTGTGCAGGTGCTGGCGGAGCCCGGCGGGGCCCGGGTGCTGTACCACGGGATGATGCGCAATACCGAAGACGCCTATCGCGGGTACTGCTCTCCGCTGCCGGAGACGCCGGAGACGGCAGGCGAGGGGACTGACCGTTTGCTGTGGATGGGTGAACGGTTCGGTCACTACCTGGCCGAACATGGCTACTACGGGCACTGCTCGGTCGACGCCAGACTCACCGGGGACGGCCGTGTGTACGCCATTGAGAGCAATGTCCGCCGTACCGGCACCACCACTTTTGACGTGCTGGTTCACCGCTTGGTCCCGGATGCCCGTGTGGGTGGTGGGGCTGGTGCGCCGGGGCCCGTATGGGTCGCCGACTGCCGGCCGGGCGGCATGCCACGGGACTTCGGCCAGGCCGTGGCGCGGTTGCGCACGGGCGGCCTGGCGTTCGACCGGAAGCACGCGGAAGGTGCGGTCCTGCTCAACAGCGCCCTGGTGCCGGAGGGCAGGTGGTCGTATCTGGTCATCGGGGACAGCCATGAGCGGGTGCTGGAGCTGGAACGGGCGGTGCACGCGGAGTTGGGGCTGCGGTAG
- a CDS encoding PPOX class F420-dependent oxidoreductase yields the protein MATVDSLTGEEFFVAEGALLALFAERKLGVLATLKGDGWPQLSNVNYAYDPDERIVRISTTDDRAKVRNLRRDPRACFHVMSEDGWAWTVGEGTAELSGVAADPYDDVVAELIDVYRAIRGEHPDWEEFRAAMVAERRLVVRLEVEHAYGKYRE from the coding sequence ATGGCTACGGTGGACTCGCTGACGGGAGAGGAGTTCTTCGTGGCAGAAGGTGCGTTGCTGGCGTTGTTCGCTGAGCGGAAGCTTGGGGTGCTGGCCACCCTTAAGGGGGATGGGTGGCCGCAGCTGTCCAACGTTAATTATGCGTATGACCCGGATGAGCGGATCGTCCGGATCTCTACGACCGACGACCGGGCCAAAGTGCGGAATCTGCGGCGGGATCCGCGGGCTTGTTTTCATGTGATGTCCGAGGACGGCTGGGCCTGGACGGTGGGTGAGGGGACGGCTGAGCTGTCGGGGGTGGCGGCGGATCCGTATGACGATGTGGTGGCGGAACTGATTGACGTCTATCGGGCCATTCGGGGGGAGCATCCGGACTGGGAGGAGTTCCGGGCGGCGATGGTCGCTGAGCGGCGGTTGGTCGTACGGCTTGAGGTTGAGCACGCGTATGGGAAGTACCGCGAGTGA
- a CDS encoding pre-toxin TG domain-containing protein: MITTTALCVLLATGAGNGDSAYAAEQKQQRSLVDIAKRVSEYAQCDDLRLREKAKCLREFGGKAVKVGAGTALFLYGTQSAMKDQGARFASLNKELKTLKDLKLAELEDPAKAGDAKHQEKSLTHAVRAFRAAKPHLKSLGADIAAADRLMGAETDSLVALSMLTVMLGDHYAESKPLPEGTKPTKPAKPLIDWDKELKELGEAFDQMNAGFEQMNRGLKQMNAGVAQVNKGLEQANKGIAQANRGMDEMNAGIAQANRGMDRANKAVPGIKKGAEKLGEVSDIDYSGIGDTWGSGSTGLDNAEQRRWMSLLLDLIPGIGDGKGIIEAVTGQDLATGEKLNGTDRLLGSLVVLRWLKVGGKVLRAEDVRDARKGKGAAACVPDNSFVPGTPVLLADGTRTPIEEVRVGDQVLATDPQSGRTESAPVTALISSEGTKQLVRITIDTGGDQERHTSSLTATGRHPLWTERPGRWTDAADLRAGMWLRTSAGTLAQITGVKAWTAPRQQVHNLTVAGLHTYYVLAGDSPVLVHNAKKNKCGLIVDHVGQVDQDWVTKGAHVNMKDGMEVAIRPDGKGGIKGEAIRLKNGTATQKQVDAVIASIKSNPKLRADMIRVTKSAKEVFESSAKAMKEGRNPQWRFSNDRTAELQALINAMEKM; encoded by the coding sequence GTGATCACCACGACCGCACTGTGCGTCCTGCTCGCCACAGGCGCCGGGAACGGCGACAGCGCGTATGCCGCCGAACAGAAGCAGCAGCGCAGTCTTGTCGATATCGCCAAGCGGGTCTCGGAGTACGCGCAATGCGACGACCTTCGGCTACGGGAGAAGGCGAAGTGTTTGCGTGAGTTCGGGGGCAAGGCCGTCAAGGTCGGCGCCGGTACGGCACTGTTCCTGTACGGCACGCAGAGCGCGATGAAGGACCAGGGCGCCCGCTTCGCCAGCCTCAACAAAGAACTGAAGACGCTCAAGGACCTCAAGCTCGCTGAGCTGGAGGATCCTGCCAAGGCGGGCGACGCTAAGCATCAGGAGAAGAGCCTGACCCACGCGGTCAGGGCTTTCCGGGCTGCCAAGCCTCATTTGAAGAGCCTCGGCGCCGACATCGCCGCGGCCGACCGGCTGATGGGAGCCGAAACCGACTCCCTGGTTGCTCTAAGCATGCTGACTGTCATGCTGGGCGACCACTACGCGGAGTCGAAACCACTGCCTGAGGGCACCAAGCCCACCAAGCCCGCCAAGCCGCTCATCGACTGGGACAAGGAGCTCAAGGAGCTCGGCGAGGCCTTCGACCAGATGAACGCGGGCTTCGAGCAGATGAACCGCGGCCTCAAGCAGATGAACGCGGGCGTCGCCCAGGTCAACAAGGGGCTTGAGCAGGCGAACAAGGGCATCGCCCAGGCTAACCGCGGTATGGACGAGATGAACGCGGGCATCGCCCAGGCCAACCGCGGCATGGACCGGGCCAACAAGGCAGTCCCCGGCATCAAGAAGGGGGCGGAGAAGCTCGGCGAAGTCTCGGACATCGACTACTCCGGTATCGGAGACACCTGGGGCTCCGGCTCAACGGGCCTGGACAACGCCGAACAGCGGCGTTGGATGTCCCTGTTGCTGGACCTGATTCCCGGCATCGGCGACGGAAAAGGGATCATCGAGGCTGTGACCGGCCAGGACTTGGCCACCGGCGAAAAGCTCAACGGCACCGACCGCCTGCTAGGTTCGCTCGTGGTCCTGCGCTGGCTCAAGGTGGGCGGCAAGGTCCTGAGGGCCGAGGACGTCCGCGACGCACGCAAGGGCAAAGGGGCCGCTGCCTGCGTCCCAGACAACAGTTTCGTTCCCGGCACCCCAGTGCTCCTGGCCGACGGCACCCGCACCCCGATCGAAGAGGTGCGGGTGGGGGACCAGGTCCTGGCCACCGACCCCCAGTCGGGCCGGACCGAGTCGGCGCCCGTCACCGCCCTGATCAGCAGCGAGGGCACGAAGCAGCTCGTCCGCATCACCATCGACACCGGCGGTGACCAGGAGCGGCACACGAGCAGCCTCACCGCCACCGGCCGTCATCCCCTCTGGACCGAACGCCCTGGGCGTTGGACCGACGCCGCAGACCTCCGGGCTGGTATGTGGTTGCGCACCAGCGCCGGCACCCTCGCCCAGATCACCGGCGTCAAAGCCTGGACCGCCCCGCGCCAGCAGGTGCACAACCTCACCGTCGCCGGCCTGCACACGTACTACGTACTGGCGGGCGATAGTCCGGTCCTGGTCCACAACGCCAAAAAGAACAAGTGCGGCCTCATCGTCGATCACGTGGGCCAGGTGGACCAGGATTGGGTGACAAAGGGAGCTCACGTCAATATGAAGGACGGCATGGAGGTGGCGATCCGCCCGGACGGCAAGGGCGGCATCAAGGGCGAGGCGATACGTCTGAAGAACGGGACCGCCACGCAGAAGCAGGTGGATGCCGTGATCGCATCCATCAAGTCCAACCCGAAACTGCGTGCGGACATGATCAGGGTGACGAAGTCCGCCAAGGAGGTCTTCGAGTCCAGCGCCAAGGCCATGAAGGAGGGTCGCAACCCGCAGTGGCGCTTCAGCAACGACCGGACGGCAGAATTGCAGGCCTTGATCAACGCCATGGAGAAGATGTAA
- a CDS encoding ISL3 family transposase yields the protein MGDVNEVVNTVFSGLSPLVIGDVVDEGEMIRVSTKTRKEPVPCPVCGTLTERVHGFHGRTVADVPVDGRRVVVSVRVRRLVCPVLDCPRQTFREQVPGLLERYQRRTTPPRTKPPPVAARAPRLASQLGAVVKELAGRAGARLSHVLAASISRSTALRMLTRLPLPPLRVPRVLGVDDFALKRRHRYATILTDAETGERIDVLTDRSADTLERWLREHPGVEIVCRDGSGAYGEAIRRALPGAVQVSDRWHIWKNLCDKTLATVRSHSSCWATANTPRPAGVHEQTTRERWHAVHDLLGKGVGLLECARRLNLALNTVKRYARTREPEALRRAPRYRPTLVDPYRDQLRERRAADPGVPVKQLFREIKELGYTGSLNLLYRYLTQGRAEGDRPVTTPQRLARLLLSHPGNLRDKDAELLRELTTSCPEMTELARLVREFAELLTPAPGNDAALTKWITAVRASDLPYLHAFANGLELDRAAVAAGRTLPHHNGRTEGVNTRTKRLMRQMHGRAGFALLRHRILLH from the coding sequence GTGGGAGATGTCAACGAGGTTGTGAACACAGTGTTTTCGGGCCTGTCGCCACTGGTTATCGGGGACGTGGTGGACGAGGGCGAAATGATCCGGGTGTCGACGAAGACACGGAAGGAGCCGGTGCCGTGCCCGGTGTGCGGGACGCTGACCGAGAGGGTGCATGGTTTCCATGGGCGCACGGTGGCGGACGTGCCGGTGGACGGCCGACGGGTGGTGGTGTCGGTGCGGGTACGGCGCCTGGTGTGCCCGGTGCTGGACTGCCCGCGGCAGACGTTCCGCGAGCAGGTGCCCGGCCTGCTCGAGCGCTACCAACGCCGCACGACCCCGCCCAGGACGAAGCCGCCGCCGGTGGCGGCCAGGGCGCCCCGGCTGGCCAGCCAACTCGGCGCGGTCGTCAAGGAGTTAGCGGGCCGCGCAGGCGCCCGCCTCTCCCACGTCCTCGCCGCTTCGATCTCCCGCTCGACCGCGCTGCGGATGCTGACGAGGCTGCCGCTGCCCCCGCTGCGTGTGCCGCGGGTGCTCGGCGTTGACGACTTCGCCCTGAAGCGGCGGCACCGCTACGCCACCATCCTTACCGACGCCGAGACCGGCGAGCGGATCGACGTACTGACGGACCGCAGCGCGGACACGCTCGAAAGGTGGCTGCGCGAGCATCCCGGCGTCGAGATCGTCTGCCGCGACGGCTCGGGGGCCTACGGCGAGGCAATCCGCCGGGCCCTGCCCGGTGCGGTGCAGGTCAGCGACCGCTGGCACATCTGGAAGAACCTCTGCGACAAGACGCTGGCCACCGTCCGCTCTCACAGCTCCTGCTGGGCCACCGCCAACACGCCCCGCCCCGCGGGCGTGCACGAGCAGACCACCCGCGAGCGCTGGCACGCCGTCCACGACCTCCTCGGCAAGGGCGTCGGCCTGCTCGAATGCGCCCGCCGCCTCAACCTCGCCCTCAACACGGTCAAGCGCTACGCACGGACCCGGGAACCCGAGGCCCTGCGCCGAGCACCGCGCTACCGGCCCACCCTTGTCGATCCCTACCGCGATCAACTCCGCGAGCGCCGCGCCGCCGACCCCGGCGTCCCCGTCAAGCAGCTGTTCCGTGAGATCAAGGAGCTGGGCTACACCGGCAGCCTCAACCTCCTCTACCGATACCTCACCCAGGGCCGGGCCGAGGGCGACCGGCCCGTCACCACCCCGCAGCGGCTGGCCCGCCTCCTCCTCAGCCACCCCGGCAACCTGCGGGACAAGGATGCCGAGCTCCTAAGGGAGCTCACCACCTCTTGCCCCGAGATGACCGAGCTCGCCAGGCTCGTCCGGGAGTTCGCTGAACTCCTCACTCCGGCTCCGGGCAACGACGCGGCACTCACGAAGTGGATCACCGCCGTGCGTGCCTCCGACCTTCCCTACCTGCACGCCTTCGCCAACGGCCTCGAACTCGACCGCGCGGCCGTCGCCGCCGGCCGCACCCTCCCGCACCACAACGGCCGCACCGAAGGCGTCAACACCCGTACGAAGAGGCTCATGAGGCAGATGCACGGCCGCGCCGGGTTCGCCCTCCTCCGCCACCGCATACTCCTGCACTGA